A stretch of the Diprion similis isolate iyDipSimi1 chromosome 14, iyDipSimi1.1, whole genome shotgun sequence genome encodes the following:
- the LOC124414795 gene encoding hemolymph lipopolysaccharide-binding protein-like encodes MAIISVVLRMSLCITLTMAQQPASTNSSVVWLYRPTFIYNLGSRCTSPLHHARRNQSTAVRDDYTYTPGIGAHKVHTDAANWYDAWLRCRLEGSNLSIINSEAEKNLIVELLSRAGPSHNGNLEGRAYMGFHSFFYPKVWITLEGQTLSQAGFNEWHDGEPSGGDNERCGSIFTSDGKLNDQECGRTTSFVCERHCC; translated from the exons ATGGCGATCATCTCCGTTGTGCTTCGAATGTCGTTGTGTATTACACTGACAATGGCACAACAACCTGCATCCACTAATTCTAGTGTGGTTTGGCTTTATCGACCGACATTCA TTTATAACTTGGGTTCGCGTTGCACGTCACCGCTACACCACGCACGACGGAATCAATCGACTGCCGTACGAGATGACTACAC CTACACCCCGGGAATCGGTGCTCATAAGGTTCACACTGATGCAGCTAACTGGTACGACGCTTGGTTGAGATGTCGACTCGAAGGTTCCAACCTATCCATCATCAACTCCGAGGCTGAAAAGAATCTCATCGTTGAACTTCTGTCAAGAGCGGGTCCTTCGCATAACGGAAATCTAGAAGGCCGTGCTTATATGGGTTTTCACTCTTTCTTCTATCCAAAGGTGTGGATAACACTTGAGGGTCAAACTTTGTCCCAGGCAGGATTCAATGAATGGCACGACGGTGAACCTAGCGGCGGTGATAATGAGCGTTGTGGATCCATTTTCACTTCAGACGGTAAATTAAACGACCAGGAGTGTGGCCGGACCACCAGCTTCGTTTGTGAGAGGCACTGCTGCTAG